A single window of Mustela erminea isolate mMusErm1 chromosome 4, mMusErm1.Pri, whole genome shotgun sequence DNA harbors:
- the LOC116588936 gene encoding RLA class II histocompatibility antigen, DP alpha-1 chain — MILGAIALAALLSPHGTGAIRGGHMSVYAEFVQTHRPSGEYMFEFDGDEQFYVDLDKKETVWHLPDFIHAFDFDAWRGIADIVMAKKNLNSLIQRSNHTRATNEPPEVTVFPKEPVELGQPNTLICHVDKFFPPVLNVTWLRNGQMVTEGIAETIFLPSTEFRFHKFHYLTFLPTAEDVYDCKVEHWGLDQPLLQHWEAQELIQVPETKETVVCVLGLVVGMAGIITGIIVLKTRQPDSIPECRGSCDNPYEIEEDIAECPATDLL, encoded by the exons atgatcctgggagcCATCGCCCTGGCTGCCCTGCTGAGCCCCCATGGAACTGGAGCCATCAGGG GGGGCCATATGTCAGTGTATGCCGAGTTCGTCCAGACACACAGACCCTCTGGGGAGTACATGTTTGAGTTTGATGGGGATGAGCAGTTCTATGTGGACCTGGATAAGAAGGAGACTGTCTGGCATCTCCCAGATTTTATTCATGCCTTTGACTTTGATGCTTGGAGGGGTATTGCTGACATTGTCATGGCAAAGAAGAACTTGAACAGCCTGATCCAACGGTCCAACCACACCAGGGCCACAAATG AGCCACCTGAGGTGACCGTGTTTCCCAAGGAGCCTGTGGAGCTGGGACAACCCAATACTCTCATCTGTCATGTGGACAAGTTCTTCCCACCTGTGCTCAATGTCACATGGCTGCGCAATGGGCAGATGGTCACTGAAGGTATAGCTGAGACCATCTTCCTGCCCAGCACAGAATTTAGATTCCACAAGTTCCACTACTTAACCTTCCTTCCCACGGCTGAAGATGTCTATGACTGCAAGGTGGAGCACTGGGGCCTGGACCAGCCGCTCCTTCAGCACTGGG AGGCCCAGGAGCTGATCCAGGTGCCCGAGACGAAGGAGACTGTGGTCTGTGTCCTGGGTCTGGTGGTAGGCATGGCGGGCATCATCACTGGCATCATTGTCCTGAAGACCAGGCAGCCTGACAGCATCCCTGAGTGCAGGGGCTCCT GTGACAACCCTTATGAGATAGAAGAGGATATAGCGGAATGCCCAGCAACAGATCTACTTTAA